A window of the Hordeum vulgare subsp. vulgare chromosome 5H, MorexV3_pseudomolecules_assembly, whole genome shotgun sequence genome harbors these coding sequences:
- the LOC123396289 gene encoding phosphoribosylformylglycinamidine cyclo-ligase, chloroplastic/mitochondrial-like, giving the protein MADDTINAGSLEMLHIDCRAPEDEYLVFSVDGVGTKLKLAFETGIHDTVGIDLVAMSVNDILTSGAKPLVFSDYYATGKLDVDLAEKVIKGIVDGCQQSGCNLIGGETAEMPGFYAEGEYDLAGFAMGVVDKDKLIDGKNIVEGDILIGLPSSGIHSNGFSLVRRVLDKSGLSLTDQFPGNDGKTTTVGETLMTPTVIYVEQVLEIISKGGVKGLAHITGGGFTDNIPRVLPSRLGARIFTGSWEVPHVFKWLQQVGKVEDAEMMRTFNMGVGMVLVVSKDASDRIIEESNPAYRIGEVIQGNGVHYV; this is encoded by the exons AGGATGAATACCTTGTGTTTAGCGTTGATGGTGTTGGGACAAAACTGAAGCTTGCATTTGAAACTGGTATTCATGATACAGTTGGGATTGACCTG GTAGCTATGAGTGTCAATGACATCTTAACATCAGGCGCAAAACCATTGGTATTCTCCGATTACTATGCTACGGGCAAGCTTGATGTCGATCTTGCAGAGAAG GTTATCAAGGGAATTGTTGATGGATGCCAACAATCAGGATGTAATCTGATAGGAGGAGAG ACAGCAGAGATGCCTGGTTTCTATGCGGAAGGTGAATATGATCTAGCTGGTTTTGCCATGGGTGTTGTGGACAAGGATAAGCTCATCGACGGTAAAAACATTGTGGAGGGAGATATCCTCATTGGTCTTCCTTCAAGTGGGATTCATTCAAACGGGTTCTCTCTCGTTAGAAG AGTATTGGACAAAAGTGGACTCTCCTTGACTGATCAGTTCCCAGGAAACGATGGCAAAACAACTACCGTAGGTGAAACTCTCATGACACCGACTGTCATCTATGTTGAGCAG GTGCTTGAGATCATCAGCAAGGGTGGTGTGAAAGGACTAGCCCATATCACTGGTGGTGGCTTCACTGATAACATCCCCAGAGTACTTCCTTCTAGACTCGGGGCGAGAATTTTCACTGGATCGTGGGAGGTGCCACATGTGTTCAAGTGGCTTCAACAG GTTGGAAAAGTTGAAGACGCTGAGATGATGCGGACGTTCAACATGGGTGTCGGGATGGTCCTTGTAGTAAGCAAGGATGCATCTGACAGGATTATTGAGGAATCAAACCCTGCTTATCGCATTGGAGAGGTGATCCAGGGCAATGGTGTTCACTACGTCTAA